A section of the Pseudomonas sp. FP453 genome encodes:
- the efeO gene encoding iron uptake system protein EfeO, with translation MSHPTPQPALPPRALRWAVAGSVVVMIAAGGLFYYASQLAASKRQANHNEIAVTIHGHACEPNALTVPAGRASFRIINRSDRAVEWEILDGVLVVEERENIAPGLSQVINANLLPGDYAITCGLLSNPRGTLHVTPTAESDAQAKAKPSMVAFIGPLSEFRVYLSSQGSALVKAVTALQQAIDADDLAQAQALYIPAREAYQRLAPASQRLAELDNGINARADYFEKREQDPAFSGFHRLEYSLFQQRSLDGLAPIAQRLLTDVTALKQQLLAQSLPPEQLVSIVVRNLNSLADSRALSGEEERYSHTDLYGFAANLEAAHKVVDLMRPLLGKSAAELLPKIDSALAAFDAELAGFKTSNGYTPYDSVTADQRQQIADKAKALAAALDGIDPALGLSGLQ, from the coding sequence TTGTCCCACCCAACTCCTCAACCGGCGCTCCCACCCCGCGCCCTGCGCTGGGCCGTGGCAGGCTCGGTGGTCGTGATGATCGCCGCCGGTGGCCTGTTCTACTACGCGTCGCAACTGGCCGCGAGCAAGCGCCAGGCCAACCACAATGAAATCGCCGTGACCATTCATGGCCACGCCTGCGAGCCGAATGCGCTGACCGTACCGGCCGGCCGTGCGAGCTTTCGCATCATCAACCGTTCCGACCGCGCGGTGGAATGGGAAATCCTCGATGGCGTGCTGGTGGTCGAAGAACGGGAAAACATCGCCCCCGGCCTGAGCCAGGTGATCAACGCCAACCTGCTGCCGGGCGACTATGCGATCACCTGCGGCTTGCTCAGCAACCCGCGTGGCACCTTGCATGTGACGCCGACGGCGGAGTCCGACGCCCAGGCCAAGGCCAAGCCGTCGATGGTGGCGTTTATCGGCCCGCTGTCGGAGTTCCGCGTGTACCTGAGCAGCCAGGGCAGCGCGCTGGTCAAGGCGGTGACTGCCTTGCAACAGGCCATCGACGCCGATGACCTGGCCCAGGCGCAAGCGCTGTACATCCCGGCCCGTGAGGCCTACCAGCGCCTCGCCCCGGCGTCCCAGCGCCTGGCGGAGCTGGACAACGGGATCAACGCCCGTGCCGATTACTTTGAAAAGCGCGAGCAGGACCCGGCTTTCAGCGGCTTCCACCGCCTCGAATACAGCCTGTTCCAGCAGCGCAGCCTCGATGGCCTGGCGCCGATTGCCCAGCGCCTGCTGACCGACGTCACCGCCCTCAAGCAACAACTGCTGGCCCAATCGCTGCCACCGGAGCAGTTGGTGAGTATCGTGGTGCGCAACCTCAACAGCCTGGCGGACAGTCGCGCCCTCAGTGGTGAAGAAGAGCGCTACAGCCACACCGACCTGTATGGTTTCGCCGCCAACCTGGAGGCCGCGCACAAGGTGGTCGATCTGATGCGCCCGCTGCTGGGCAAATCCGCCGCCGAGCTGTTGCCGAAAATCGACAGCGCCCTCGCCGCCTTCGACGCTGAACTCGCCGGTTTCAAGACCAGCAACGGTTATACCCCCTACGACAGCGTGACCGCCGATCAGCGCCAGCAGATCGCCGACAAGGCCAAGGCTCTGGCCGCCGCACTCGATGGAATCGATCCCGCCCTTGGCCTTTCCGGCCTGCAGTGA
- the efeO gene encoding iron uptake system protein EfeO codes for MKKSTLALSLLLTLSPLAAFAATAPLDLVGPVSDYKIYVTEEIAELVTQTQAFTDAINQGDLATAKKLYAPTRVHYESIEPIAELFSDLDASIDSRVDDHEKGVTAEDFTGFHRIEYALFSQNTTKGLEALTAKLNTDVNDLKTRVDGLTFPPEKVVGGAAALLEEVAATKISGEEDRYSHTDLYDFQGNIDGAKKIVDLFRGQIEKQDKAFLAKVDKNFATVDKILAKYKTKDGGFETYDKVKENDRKALVGPVNTLAEDLSTLRGKLGLN; via the coding sequence ATGAAGAAGTCGACTCTCGCGTTGTCGTTGCTACTGACCCTTTCGCCACTGGCCGCGTTCGCCGCCACGGCGCCGCTGGACCTGGTAGGCCCGGTGTCGGACTACAAGATCTACGTCACCGAAGAAATCGCCGAGCTGGTCACCCAGACCCAGGCCTTCACCGATGCGATCAACCAGGGCGACCTGGCCACGGCCAAGAAACTCTACGCGCCGACCCGCGTGCACTACGAGTCCATCGAGCCGATCGCCGAGCTGTTCAGTGACCTCGACGCGTCCATCGATTCGCGCGTGGATGACCATGAAAAAGGCGTGACCGCCGAAGACTTCACCGGCTTCCACCGCATCGAATATGCGCTGTTCTCGCAGAACACCACCAAAGGCCTGGAGGCGCTGACCGCCAAGCTCAACACCGACGTCAACGACCTGAAAACCCGTGTGGATGGCCTGACCTTCCCGCCAGAAAAAGTCGTCGGCGGTGCCGCCGCGCTGCTGGAAGAAGTCGCCGCCACCAAGATCTCCGGCGAAGAGGACCGCTACAGCCACACCGACCTGTATGACTTCCAGGGCAACATCGACGGCGCGAAAAAAATCGTCGACCTGTTCCGTGGCCAGATCGAGAAACAAGACAAGGCGTTCCTGGCCAAGGTCGACAAGAACTTCGCCACCGTGGACAAGATCCTCGCCAAGTACAAGACCAAGGACGGCGGCTTCGAGACCTACGACAAGGTCAAGGAAAACGACCGCAAGGCCCTGGTGGGCCCGGTCAATACCCTGGCTGAGGACCTGTCAACCCTGCGTGGCAAGCTGGGCTTGAACTGA
- the efeU gene encoding iron uptake transporter permease EfeU, whose translation MLVPFLIMLREGIEAALIVGIIASYLQQTGRGQWMPAVWIGVFLAAALALLVGGGLELVSAEFPQKQQELFEGVVGLVAVAILSSMVFWMRKVARSIKHSLHESLDQALAGSRHQVTALILMVFFAVAREGLETVFFLLAVFQQSEGPGAPIGALLGLILAIVVGFLIYSGSMRLNLGAFFRWTGLFILVVAAGILANSVQALHEAGVWNHLQTVLFDFSAVLPMDSPLGSVLAGMFGYQEAPTVSTLGAYLIYLVVALVMFFLPSPVAQPSSVSSQ comes from the coding sequence ATGCTTGTTCCTTTTCTCATCATGTTGCGCGAAGGCATTGAAGCCGCATTGATCGTTGGCATCATCGCCAGTTACCTGCAACAGACCGGCCGTGGCCAGTGGATGCCGGCGGTGTGGATTGGTGTATTCCTCGCCGCCGCGCTGGCGTTGCTGGTCGGTGGTGGCCTGGAATTGGTCAGCGCCGAATTTCCGCAAAAGCAGCAGGAATTGTTCGAAGGTGTTGTCGGACTGGTCGCGGTAGCCATCCTCAGTTCCATGGTGTTCTGGATGCGCAAGGTGGCGCGCTCCATCAAGCATTCCCTGCACGAGTCCCTCGACCAGGCGCTGGCCGGTTCCAGGCATCAGGTCACCGCACTGATCCTCATGGTGTTCTTCGCCGTGGCCCGTGAAGGGCTGGAAACCGTGTTCTTCCTGCTGGCGGTGTTCCAGCAAAGTGAAGGCCCGGGCGCGCCGATTGGCGCCCTGCTCGGCTTGATCCTGGCGATCGTCGTCGGTTTCCTGATCTACAGCGGCAGCATGCGCCTGAACCTCGGTGCGTTTTTCCGCTGGACCGGCCTATTCATCCTGGTGGTGGCCGCCGGCATCCTCGCCAATTCGGTGCAGGCCCTGCATGAAGCCGGCGTGTGGAACCACCTGCAAACCGTGTTGTTCGATTTCAGCGCCGTGTTGCCGATGGACAGCCCACTGGGCTCGGTACTCGCCGGCATGTTCGGCTATCAGGAAGCACCGACCGTCAGCACCCTGGGCGCCTATTTGATCTACCTGGTGGTGGCGCTGGTGATGTTCTTCCTGCCCTCGCCCGTCGCCCAACCTTCCTCCGTTTCCAGCCAGTAA
- a CDS encoding AraC family transcriptional regulator encodes MSEKDSISIHLVREALLQSCAPGAATVEALSKVGIAPALLEQPSARVPATAYARLWRLLARRRDDEFFGMDPRRLKSGSLAFLCHASMAQPTLATALETALGFLSLMLEQMPAQLVRQQSLAEIVLAEPAPKRAFTYFTYWMIVHGVACWLAGRRIPILAIELRCPQPDFCDDYQVMFSDNLRFYRPRTRMIFSADCLDLPIKRSAEELKRFLAHAPANILVKYRDPDSLATRIKHDLRHLPPDTWPETDGLAASLCISASTLRRRLAEEGQTYQGLKDSVRKELAIVWLAEPQISFAEIAARLGFADASSFYKAFRKWVGSNPGHYRSLILNESARG; translated from the coding sequence ATGTCGGAAAAAGACTCCATCTCCATTCACCTCGTGCGCGAAGCCTTGTTGCAGAGCTGTGCGCCGGGGGCGGCCACGGTTGAAGCGCTGAGCAAGGTCGGGATTGCCCCGGCGTTGCTGGAGCAGCCCAGCGCCCGCGTACCGGCGACGGCCTACGCGCGGTTGTGGCGCCTGCTGGCGCGGCGTCGGGATGACGAGTTTTTCGGCATGGACCCGCGCCGGCTCAAATCCGGTAGCCTGGCGTTCCTCTGTCACGCCTCGATGGCGCAACCGACGCTCGCCACGGCCCTGGAAACCGCGTTGGGGTTTCTGTCCTTGATGCTGGAGCAAATGCCCGCGCAACTGGTGCGCCAACAGAGCCTGGCAGAGATCGTGCTGGCGGAACCCGCGCCCAAACGCGCGTTCACCTATTTCACCTATTGGATGATCGTGCATGGCGTGGCCTGCTGGCTGGCGGGGCGGCGCATTCCGATCCTGGCGATTGAACTGCGCTGCCCGCAGCCGGACTTTTGCGACGACTACCAGGTGATGTTTTCCGACAACCTACGGTTTTATCGGCCACGTACCCGCATGATCTTCTCCGCCGATTGCCTCGACCTACCGATCAAGCGCAGCGCCGAAGAACTCAAACGCTTCCTCGCCCACGCCCCCGCCAACATCCTCGTCAAATACCGCGACCCCGACAGCCTAGCCACCCGCATCAAGCACGACCTGCGCCACCTGCCCCCCGACACCTGGCCGGAAACCGACGGCCTGGCCGCCAGCCTGTGCATCTCCGCCTCAACCCTGCGCCGACGCCTGGCGGAAGAGGGCCAGACGTATCAGGGCCTCAAGGACAGCGTGCGTAAAGAGTTGGCCATTGTCTGGCTGGCCGAACCGCAGATCAGCTTTGCCGAGATTGCGGCGCGGTTGGGGTTTGCCGATGCTAGTTCGTTTTATAAGGCGTTTCGTAAATGGGTGGGGTCGAATCCGGGGCATTATCGGAGTTTGATTTTGAATGAAAGTGCCCGGGGTTAG